The Leifsonia poae region AGCGCCGCGCGGTCGAGGCCGAGCGCGGCATCCACTTCACCGTCGGTCGTGACCGCGAAGCCGATCGCGTCGAGATCTGGAGAGAACGCCGTCACTGCGTCGAAATCGATCACGCGTTCCGGGAGGAGCGAGGGGGCCGGCGTGAAGTCCGCCGGGATCAATCGAGAGGAGAGGGATGCCATTGGTCAGTCCTTGTCAGCGGTTGCGATGGTCGTCAGAGTGTCGCCCTCGGCGACGAAAGGTTCATCGATGTCGTCCGGATCGGACGGTTCGAGCTGTTCGGGAAGGTCTCCGTCGCGGTGACCGGGCATGCGGCCGGCGGGGATGATCGCGAGCAGCGAGACGGCGGCCAGGGCGAGCAGCGAGATGTTGAGTGCACGCAGCCGCGCATCCTCGTTCACAGCGACGGCAGCGTCGATCTGCCGTTGGGTCGCATCCGTCGTCGTCGAGAGCACACCCTTGAGGTGGTCGTTCGTCACGAAGTTGGGGCTGTCGAGGTTCACCTGTGAGACGAGCGCCGGCGGCAGCTCCGGATGGTCGGCGATGCTACTGGCGATGAGCCCGCCGAGCACGCCCACCGCGAAGACGCTCGCCACGGCGATGCCGACGCTCCCCGAGAGGTTGTGTACGAGTCCGCGCCAGGCTCCGACGTCTCCGGCGAGCTTCTTGGGGGCGGCGGAGAGCAGCGTGTTGAACACCAGCGCCACGATCGACCCCTGACCCAGGCCGAGGACGATGAGGCCGACCACGACGACGAACTGCTCCCACTCGTTTCGCACGCTGAACGCGAGGATGATCAGGCCGACCGCCACGACGATGAAGCCGAACCGCGCCAGCACCCGCGGCGGGAACCGCTTGTAGAGGCTGGCGACGAATGTGCTCGCCACGAAGATCGAGAGCGTGTACGGGATGACGGCGATCGAGGTCTCGAAGCTCGTGCGCCCCTGCACCACCTGGATGTAGAGCGGAATGAGGAAGTTGGCCGCCGTGCCCACGAAGAGCATCGTTCCCATGCAGATGGTCACTGCGCGCTCCGAGCCGGTGGCGAGCACACGCAGGTCGAAGATTCGCGACTTCTTCTGCGCCTGCCTCCGCCGGATCCAGACGAAGAACAGCTGACCCACGACGAGGCCGAGGATCACCAGCACAGGCGCGGGCGAGAGCCCCAGAATGGAGAACGGCGCACCGTCGGTCGCGAGCACCAGTCCCCACGGCTCGAGCCCGCTGAAGCCGAAACTGAGCAGGATGATCGAGACGGCCGCCAGCACGGCGCCCGTCCAGTCGATGACGAGGTCGCGTTGCGGGGCGATCGATTTGAACCGGAAGCTCAGGAGCAGGTTTATGGCCGCGAGCGCGACGATCAGCCAGAACGACCAGCGCCAGCCGATCGTCGAAGCGAACGACCCGGCGATGAGTAGGGCCAGGACGCCCGCTGCCGGGATCGCAGCGGCGAGGAGTCCGATCGCCCGTGCCTGCTGTTGTCCGTGGTAGTTCGTGGCGATGAACACCGTCAGCGCCGGAGCGATGAGGGCGATGACCGCGCCGGAGGCCGCCTGGGCGATGAACAGCATCGTCGCCGAGGTGCTGAGCGCCACGGCCGCCATCGAGAGACCGTGGATCACGACCGCGATCTGGAACACGCGACGGGTGCCGAACCGGGCTCCCAACTTGGCGCCGAGCAGGATGAACGCGGCCATTGCGAAGGTGCCGGCCGTGATCGCGGTGCCCACCGAGGTCGCCGGGGTGTCGAGATCGGAGGTGATGCCGGCCATCGACACCGTGAGGGTGTTGACGGCGAACGACGCCTGGATCTGGGTGAGGACGACGACGATCAGCGGCAGCCACGACGTCTTGGCGGTGAGTTCAGTGACAGCGGTCGATTGCGAGCTCATAGCCCAGCCCCTCTCGACGCGGATCACCGTGGGATGGCCCGCGCCCTGTTCTGTTGTTCCCCGGCTGGGGTGATTCTCATTCTGGTGGCTCCCAGCCGATCTGTCATTGCCTGTATTCAGTATGTAGTCCGGTCACGTCGGCAGACACTCCGCACGCACCGGCGATCAGGCCTCCCCGAAGCCGCTCTCCACCAACTCGGCGAGGGCGTCGACCGCCTCGGCGCCCCCCGCGTCCTCTGACGCGATCTCCGCCGTCTTTCCAGCGGTGAGCCCGAGCGACATGATGCCGAGCAGACTCTTCGCGTCTTTGCCGTTCACGGTCACCTTCACACCGAACGTGTTCGCCAATTTCACGAAGTCGGCCGCCGGCCTGGCGTGCAATCCGTCCTTATTGCGCAGCACGACCTCGCGCACGTACCGTCCGGCATCCGCCGGCGCGCTCGCGACCGGCGCCGGCACGGCGGCCGGCAGATCGGCCCAGGCCTCGCGTGCGCGCTCTGCCGCCGCGACCACCGCGGCCAGCTCCGCGCCACCCTCGGCCTCGACCGCGGCGGCGACGCCCGCCTCCACGAACGGAACGTCGACGACGGCGACCCTCGTCCGCTCGTCGTCGGCCAGCGTGTCCAATACAGTTTCCGCGATCAGCAGTGCCGAGCCGAGATCACTGATGACGAGCACGCCGGCCCCCGACTCCGCTTCGCCGACTGCGGCGCTCACCCTGGTGAAACTCGTCCCGATGCCGTCGTCATCGGTTCCTCCGGCTGCGACCAGCCGCACCGACGGCGCCATCTGCCCGGCCAGGGCGACGACGCCGTCGGCGAGCTGCCGACTGTGCGAGACGAAGACGATGCCGACCCGCTCAGTCATCGGCCGCCGCCTCCGCCGCGGCACGAAGGATCAGGGCTGTGGACTGCGCTCCCGGATCCCGGTGTCCGACCGCCCGCTCTCCCAGGTAGCTCGCGCGACCCTTGTGCGCCACAAGCGGTTCGGTCGCCACCGCGCCGGCTTCGGCCGCATCAGCCGCCTCGCGCAGCACCTCGATCGGGTCCGCCCCCGCCTCCAGCGCGGCGGCCGCGGCGTCGACGGCCGGCGTCCAGGCATCGATCATCGTCTTGTCGCCGACGGCGGCCTTGCCCCGCGACACGATCCCGTCGCGGGCGGCGGTGAGCATCGCCACGACCGTCGCCGCGTCGAGCTCGGCCGCGTCCCCGACCGGCTCAGCCGCCTTGAGGAAGGCTGTGCCGTAGAGCGGTCCGGATGCGCCGCCCACTGTCGAGATCAGCGTCA contains the following coding sequences:
- the dhaM gene encoding dihydroxyacetone kinase phosphoryl donor subunit DhaM yields the protein MTERVGIVFVSHSRQLADGVVALAGQMAPSVRLVAAGGTDDDGIGTSFTRVSAAVGEAESGAGVLVISDLGSALLIAETVLDTLADDERTRVAVVDVPFVEAGVAAAVEAEGGAELAAVVAAAERAREAWADLPAAVPAPVASAPADAGRYVREVVLRNKDGLHARPAADFVKLANTFGVKVTVNGKDAKSLLGIMSLGLTAGKTAEIASEDAGGAEAVDALAELVESGFGEA
- a CDS encoding MFS transporter, which encodes MSSQSTAVTELTAKTSWLPLIVVVLTQIQASFAVNTLTVSMAGITSDLDTPATSVGTAITAGTFAMAAFILLGAKLGARFGTRRVFQIAVVIHGLSMAAVALSTSATMLFIAQAASGAVIALIAPALTVFIATNYHGQQQARAIGLLAAAIPAAGVLALLIAGSFASTIGWRWSFWLIVALAAINLLLSFRFKSIAPQRDLVIDWTGAVLAAVSIILLSFGFSGLEPWGLVLATDGAPFSILGLSPAPVLVILGLVVGQLFFVWIRRRQAQKKSRIFDLRVLATGSERAVTICMGTMLFVGTAANFLIPLYIQVVQGRTSFETSIAVIPYTLSIFVASTFVASLYKRFPPRVLARFGFIVVAVGLIILAFSVRNEWEQFVVVVGLIVLGLGQGSIVALVFNTLLSAAPKKLAGDVGAWRGLVHNLSGSVGIAVASVFAVGVLGGLIASSIADHPELPPALVSQVNLDSPNFVTNDHLKGVLSTTTDATQRQIDAAVAVNEDARLRALNISLLALAAVSLLAIIPAGRMPGHRDGDLPEQLEPSDPDDIDEPFVAEGDTLTTIATADKD
- the dhaL gene encoding dihydroxyacetone kinase subunit DhaL, which gives rise to MTLNTTWVTAWMAAAADVVARNKHDLNTLDREIGDGDHGENMDRGLRAVVDALGGLPVDATPNAALRSVAMTLISTVGGASGPLYGTAFLKAAEPVGDAAELDAATVVAMLTAARDGIVSRGKAAVGDKTMIDAWTPAVDAAAAALEAGADPIEVLREAADAAEAGAVATEPLVAHKGRASYLGERAVGHRDPGAQSTALILRAAAEAAADD